In Methanocella sp., the sequence GGCTGCCAGAGCTTTGTAGCCCCTCGACGCGGGGCTCTCGGGATAACGGATAACCACGGGCGTCTTGAACGCAGTGGCCGTGCGGACGTTCGAGTCCTCGGGTATGACCGCGAGCACGGGGGCGTTCATGACCTGGCCGATGCTCTGGACCGTCTGGGAAGCCCGGTATGGCGGGACCCGGTTAAGGACAATGCCGCCGAGGGTGCCGCCGACGATGTCTATGACCGCCTCCACTTTCGCGGCGTCCAGCATGGAGGACAGCTCGGGGTTGACGACGAGCAATACCTCGTCCGCTATGGCGAGAGGTATGACGCCGTCCTTGTTTATGCCGGCAGGAGCGTCGATTATCACGTAGTCCGCGTCCTTCACCAGCTCGCTCATGACGAACTGAAGCCGGTCGGGGTCTGCACCCTGGAAACCGCGGAGAGAAATGCCGCTGGGTACGACTTTTAAGCCGGTGGGAAGCTCGTAGACGGCCTGCGAAACCTCCGCCTCGCCGGCGAGGACCTCGTGGAGCGTGATATTGGTCCTCTCCAGGCCCA encodes:
- the minD gene encoding cell division ATPase MinD: MTRVYTVASGKGGTGKTMTVVNLGTALALLGKKTVILDADIGMANLGLVLGLERTNITLHEVLAGEAEVSQAVYELPTGLKVVPSGISLRGFQGADPDRLQFVMSELVKDADYVIIDAPAGINKDGVIPLAIADEVLLVVNPELSSMLDAAKVEAVIDIVGGTLGGIVLNRVPPYRASQTVQSIGQVMNAPVLAVIPEDSNVRTATAFKTPVVIRYPESPASRGYKALAARLSGEKFDQAQQQNMPPAHPLLSPKKESFVERLTRSVFGDI